The Flavobacterium sp. CBA20B-1 genome includes the window ACGTTTCCATCTGCTATTTTAGCAACTATTTTTGGCGTGTGGATGCTTATCGAAAATGCATCGTTGTTGAAAATGCCTTGGATGCATGTAAAGCTACTTTTTGTTTTGTTGCTTTGGTTGTATCATTTTAAATGTCAACAATTTGTAACTCAAATCAAAAATAAAAACCTAACCAAAACAAGTTCGTTTTTCAGAATTTGGAACGAAGGTGCCACTATAATCCTTTTTTCAGTAGTTTTTTTAGTAATTTTAAAAAGTGCAATTAATTGGATTTTTGGTGTAGTGGGCATTATTGGTTTATCATTACTGCTTATGCTGGGAATTAAATTTTATAAAAAAATACGCACTAAAAGCTAGTTTGTTTCATGGCGCATCCATTCAGTATAAAAAGAACGTCGTTGCAGGTAAGAATTTTCATAGCCATGATTTTTCTTACCATCATCTCGTCTGTTTTGATTGCAATGGTTACTATTTATCAATTTAAAAAAGAAGCGCGTAACTATCATCAAGATCGATTGCTGCGAAAAGAAGACGCCGTAAACGAACATGTGAACTTTATTCTACAAACCACTCCTCTACCCGTTTGTACCGAAAATTTACCTTTAATTTTTAAGGATAAAATATTTGAACTTTCTACCATTCATAACATACAAATTAATATTTATGATTTAAAAGGAAAGCTTTTAATGACATCGAAAGGAAATTTTGTGGTTGATAAAGTGAATAATGAAAAAATTTCGCCGACTGTTTTAAAAATTATTGAAACCACCAGCACCAAACGCTTTACCGATTTGCGAATTATTGATGGAATCACCTATCGTTCTGCATATAATTATATAAAAGACCGTCGTTTTAAACCTTTGGGAATTATCAGCATGCCGGTTGCCGAAGAAACTTCGTATTATGAAAAACAACTAAACAGCTTTTTAATTCTGTTTGGTCAAATTTATATTTTTGTTATTATTTTGGCGATATTTCTTGCCTACATTCTATCGAATTACATCACCAAATCCATTCAATTAATCAGCGAACGCATCCAAAAAACCAACATCAATCGAAAAAATGAAAAGATTAAAGTACAAAACACTTCCTACGAAATTGAAACCTTAATCAATTCCTACAATGAAATGGTGGACAAATTGGAAGAATCGGCTGAAAAATTGGCACAAAGTCAACGCGAAATGGCGTGGAGAGAAATGGCAAAACAAGTAGCTCACGAAATTAAAAATCCATTGACACCTATGAAATTATCGGTGCAAAGTTTTCAACGAAAATTTAATCCCGATGACGAAAAAG containing:
- a CDS encoding CopD family protein codes for the protein MYLYLKALHIIFVVCWFAGLFYIVRLFVYYAEAQLKPTVEKEILSNQYQIMTHRLWYIITFPSAILATIFGVWMLIENASLLKMPWMHVKLLFVLLLWLYHFKCQQFVTQIKNKNLTKTSSFFRIWNEGATIILFSVVFLVILKSAINWIFGVVGIIGLSLLLMLGIKFYKKIRTKS
- a CDS encoding sensor histidine kinase, yielding MAHPFSIKRTSLQVRIFIAMIFLTIISSVLIAMVTIYQFKKEARNYHQDRLLRKEDAVNEHVNFILQTTPLPVCTENLPLIFKDKIFELSTIHNIQINIYDLKGKLLMTSKGNFVVDKVNNEKISPTVLKIIETTSTKRFTDLRIIDGITYRSAYNYIKDRRFKPLGIISMPVAEETSYYEKQLNSFLILFGQIYIFVIILAIFLAYILSNYITKSIQLISERIQKTNINRKNEKIKVQNTSYEIETLINSYNEMVDKLEESAEKLAQSQREMAWREMAKQVAHEIKNPLTPMKLSVQSFQRKFNPDDEKVNEKIKDFCDTMVQQIDTMSAVASAFSNFASMPAQQNTQINVVKVVQLALDIFNEDFIKFQSTEDEIIAVFDQSQIIRIINNLVKNAIQAIPSYEPFPRILVKVARKNDAVLISISDNGTGIANDIKDKIFEPKFTTKTSGMGLGLAMIKNMIEAYGGTIHFETMIDKGTTFYVQLPITN